The region GCATACCACTCTAACATAATGTATTGATTGTTGGATTTAAAGGGATTATAATATAATCTTGTTCTTACGGCACCTTTCCATTCTAAATTTAAACCTTTACGTAATGCCGTTTCAAAACTTAATCTGTTAGGTATAAATTCATGAGCAACTCTCAATTCTCCTAACCCTACATATTCTAATAAATCTGGATTATCTTCCTGATACCCAAAAGGCGCCCAAACTTCTAAACTAACTGTGGTTTTAGCCGTTAAAGCGGTGGCATATTTTGCGCTTAATCTGTTCCAACTTCTTGAAGCTGTACTATCTCTACCATTAGACTCGTGGTTTAACATTAATGAAGCGACACCCTTGGCATGGTTTGTATCATCATAAAATACTTTACTAAGTCCAATTGTAGGATTAAAATTTATTTCCTGAAATGGACTTGAAAATTCGTAAATATTCCAAAACGCTTTTTGCGTATATGTTAAATACAAATATGAATCCCAAAATAAAGGATCTCTAGAAATTAATTGTTTAAAACTTATTTGATATTTAATATCGGCGGTATTAGATTTTATCGCTGTATTTGTAGGAATACCTGTAATTAAATAATTATCTTGATGAATTGTAAATGAAGGATCTTCCTTTAAACTTTTTTTGACTTGCTCTCGCGTGTAGGTTTGTGCATACACATTAGCACCTATAAATAATACTAATAAAGCAAGTAAGTGTTTTTTAATCATTGTATAATATATGTTTATTGAAATGTACCGCATTCGTTTTTTTTTATAAATCTAGTTTAATTTCAAGCAGTAACTGTTGGACTGAATTTCCAAACATCTTGCAAAATTGAGAAATATTATAAGCTTATAGTAATCTGTTTGGTTAAAGTTTTAATACAATCACAGCTACAAACAAAAAAAACAGCATCTAAAATTTAATTTAGATACTGCTTTTTATTTATGCCTAATTTATTTAAGAGATTTCATATCAATTACAAATCTATATTTCACGTCGTTTTTTGTAACACGTTCGTAAGCGTCGTTAATATTTTGCATATCAATAAGTTCTATGTCACTGGTAATATTATGCTTACCACAAAAATCTAACATATCTTGAGTTTCTTTAATACCTCCAATTAATGAACCTGCAACACGTTTTCGACCACCTATTAAACTACCGCCATGAAATGGTTTTAAAGGCTCTACTGCACCAACTAAAACCATAGTGGCGTCTATTTTTAATAATCCTAAATACGGATCCATCTCATGACCTACAGGAATAGTATTTAAAATAAAATCAAAACTATTTAAATGCTTTTTCATATCGTCGGCATTTTTAGATACTAATACTTCGTGTGCTCCTAATCGCTT is a window of Formosa sediminum DNA encoding:
- a CDS encoding phospholipase A gives rise to the protein MIKKHLLALLVLFIGANVYAQTYTREQVKKSLKEDPSFTIHQDNYLITGIPTNTAIKSNTADIKYQISFKQLISRDPLFWDSYLYLTYTQKAFWNIYEFSSPFQEINFNPTIGLSKVFYDDTNHAKGVASLMLNHESNGRDSTASRSWNRLSAKYATALTAKTTVSLEVWAPFGYQEDNPDLLEYVGLGELRVAHEFIPNRLSFETALRKGLNLEWKGAVRTRLYYNPFKSNNQYIMLEWYAGQAESLIAYEKFTSMVRLGFVIKTNELDFLKPKPE